From a region of the Paraburkholderia hospita genome:
- a CDS encoding MarR family winged helix-turn-helix transcriptional regulator, translated as MDAPPAVSSIDDTEPDQVLAWRTTALNERPGFLIRRLHQIHVALFMEECAAEGITPVQYSILTALEQLGPSEQVVLSRAVGLDRANTADVITRLAQRRFVQSRVSRTDRRKKVAELTGVGHALLARLEAPVARAHERTIAALPSDERATFLRQLLLLVETNNELSRTPIVR; from the coding sequence ATGGACGCTCCACCCGCAGTCAGCAGCATCGACGACACCGAGCCGGACCAGGTGCTCGCATGGCGCACTACGGCGCTCAACGAGCGGCCCGGTTTTTTGATCCGCCGCCTGCATCAGATTCACGTGGCACTTTTCATGGAGGAATGCGCGGCCGAAGGCATCACGCCGGTGCAGTACAGCATTCTCACCGCGCTGGAGCAGTTGGGGCCTTCCGAGCAGGTGGTGCTGTCGCGCGCCGTGGGGCTCGACCGCGCGAATACGGCGGACGTGATCACGCGTCTCGCGCAACGGCGTTTCGTGCAGAGCCGTGTCTCGCGCACGGATCGGCGAAAGAAGGTCGCGGAATTGACGGGCGTGGGCCATGCGTTGCTCGCGCGGCTGGAGGCGCCCGTCGCTCGCGCGCACGAGCGCACCATCGCGGCGCTGCCGTCGGACGAACGCGCGACGTTTCTCAGGCAACTGCTGTTGCTGGTCGAAACGAATAACGAACTCAGCCGTACGCCCATCGTGCGATAG
- the bamA gene encoding outer membrane protein assembly factor BamA — MKAKILLSRCSRVLPLAGLSVTAVSANAADSFVVRDIRVEGLQRIEPSTVFSYLPIKHGDTFTDDKASEAIRTLYATGFFNDVTIDTDGDVVVVQVIERPAIGTIDFAGIHEFEKDNLIKALNSVGLSLGRYFDKALVDKAEQELKRQYLTRGYYAAEVTTTVTPIDRNRVGLLFSVVEGPSAKIRQINFIGNKVFSESMLRDMQLSTPNWFSWYTKNDLYSKEKLTGDLENVRSYYLNRGYLEFSIESTQVSLSPDREDMYLTVTLHEGEPYTISSIKLAGNLLDREAELNNLIKIKQGDRFSADKLQATTKAVVDKLGEYGYAFATVNALPQIDQEHHKVDLTLQVDPGRRVYVRRINVVGNTRTRDEVVRREMRQLESSWFDSNRLALSKDRINRLGYFTDVDVTTVPVEGTTDQVDVDVKVTEKPTGSITLGLGYGSGEGPIISAGVSQDNVFGSGTSLAVNVNTSSTFRTLTVTQVDPYFTIDGIKRITDVYYRTSEPLEFSSTNDTSFRIVTMGADLKFGVPFSEADTVYFGLGLEQNRLDVDSATPQSYIDYVNTFGRVSNNVPVTVGWSRDARDSALVPSRGYFTQANAEYGTPLGGTQYYKADLQAQYYHSFSRGFVLGLNFQGGYGNGIGNPYPIFKNYYAGGIGSVRGYQSSSLGPRDATTGDPIGGSKMVVGNIELTFPLPGTGYDRTLRVFTFLDGGNVWGSEGNSIGANGLRYGYGLGLAWISPIGPLKLSLGFPVVKHTGDQYQKFQFQIGTSF, encoded by the coding sequence ATGAAGGCAAAGATTCTGTTGTCCCGTTGTTCGAGGGTATTGCCCCTCGCTGGACTGAGTGTGACGGCCGTATCGGCGAATGCCGCCGACTCATTTGTGGTTCGCGATATCCGGGTGGAGGGATTGCAGCGCATCGAACCCAGCACCGTGTTTTCGTATCTACCGATCAAACACGGTGACACCTTTACCGACGACAAGGCTTCGGAAGCGATTCGCACACTGTATGCGACGGGCTTCTTCAACGACGTGACGATCGACACCGATGGCGACGTCGTGGTCGTGCAGGTGATCGAGCGTCCGGCGATCGGTACGATCGATTTTGCGGGCATTCACGAATTCGAGAAAGACAACCTGATCAAGGCGCTGAATTCCGTCGGACTGTCATTGGGTCGCTATTTTGACAAGGCGCTCGTCGACAAGGCCGAACAGGAACTGAAGCGCCAGTACCTGACCCGCGGCTACTATGCCGCCGAAGTCACCACGACGGTCACGCCAATCGACCGTAATCGCGTGGGATTGCTGTTCTCGGTTGTCGAAGGTCCGAGCGCGAAGATCCGCCAGATCAACTTCATCGGCAACAAGGTGTTCAGCGAAAGCATGCTGCGCGACATGCAGCTGTCCACGCCCAACTGGTTCTCGTGGTACACGAAGAACGACCTGTACTCGAAAGAAAAGCTCACAGGCGACCTCGAAAACGTCCGCTCGTATTACCTGAACCGCGGCTATCTCGAGTTCAGCATCGAGTCGACCCAGGTGTCGCTCTCGCCGGACAGGGAGGACATGTATCTGACTGTCACGCTGCACGAAGGGGAGCCGTACACGATTTCGAGTATCAAGCTCGCGGGCAATCTGCTCGACCGCGAGGCGGAGTTGAACAACCTCATCAAGATCAAGCAGGGCGACCGTTTCTCGGCCGACAAGCTGCAGGCCACCACGAAGGCTGTCGTCGACAAGCTTGGCGAATACGGTTATGCGTTCGCGACCGTCAATGCGCTGCCGCAGATCGACCAGGAACATCACAAGGTCGATCTGACGCTGCAGGTCGATCCGGGTCGCCGCGTCTACGTGCGCCGCATCAACGTGGTCGGTAATACGCGTACGCGTGATGAAGTGGTGCGCCGTGAAATGCGCCAGCTCGAAAGCTCGTGGTTCGATTCGAACCGTCTCGCGCTGTCGAAGGACCGTATCAACCGTCTCGGCTACTTCACGGACGTGGACGTGACGACGGTGCCCGTCGAAGGCACGACCGATCAGGTCGATGTGGACGTCAAGGTGACGGAAAAGCCGACCGGTTCGATTACGCTGGGTCTGGGTTATGGCTCGGGAGAAGGGCCGATCATTTCGGCAGGCGTGTCGCAGGACAACGTGTTCGGCTCGGGGACGAGCCTCGCGGTCAACGTCAACACGTCATCGACTTTTCGTACGTTGACCGTCACGCAGGTCGACCCGTATTTCACGATCGACGGGATCAAGCGCATTACCGATGTCTACTACCGCACCAGCGAGCCCCTCGAGTTCTCGAGCACGAACGACACGAGTTTTCGGATCGTGACGATGGGTGCAGACCTGAAGTTCGGTGTTCCATTCTCCGAGGCCGACACGGTGTATTTCGGCCTTGGCCTCGAACAAAACCGCCTTGACGTCGACTCCGCCACGCCGCAGAGCTATATCGACTATGTCAATACCTTTGGCCGCGTATCGAACAACGTACCCGTCACGGTCGGCTGGTCGCGCGACGCACGTGACAGCGCGCTTGTTCCGAGCCGCGGTTATTTCACGCAGGCGAATGCCGAGTACGGCACACCGCTCGGCGGCACGCAGTACTACAAGGCGGACCTGCAGGCCCAGTATTACCACTCGTTCTCACGCGGCTTCGTGCTCGGACTGAATTTCCAGGGGGGCTATGGCAACGGTATCGGTAATCCGTACCCGATCTTCAAGAACTACTACGCGGGCGGTATTGGTTCGGTGCGAGGCTATCAATCGAGCTCACTCGGTCCCCGCGATGCAACAACTGGCGATCCGATTGGGGGTTCGAAGATGGTCGTCGGCAACATCGAGCTGACGTTCCCGTTGCCGGGCACGGGATACGACCGCACGCTGCGAGTCTTCACGTTCCTCGACGGCGGCAATGTATGGGGTTCGGAAGGAAACAGCATTGGCGCAAATGGCCTGCGTTACGGCTACGGTCTGGGCCTCGCGTGGATTTCGCCAATCGGACCGCTCAAGCTCAGTCTCGGTTTTCCTGTCGTGAAGCACACTGGTGACCAGTACCAGAAGTTCCAGTTTCAGATCGGGACGTCGTTCTAG
- a CDS encoding type 1 periplasmic-binding domain-containing protein: MKSWFAEHQRYPQALFAGSITLLEGILQFVNDADQLAQAPGQLMTFHDHKLLDCLPFKIDAIIQDSAQLAEHSLRCVFSLLEGDSVPDSRLVPARIRYRRSGG; the protein is encoded by the coding sequence ATGAAGTCATGGTTCGCTGAACACCAGCGATATCCGCAAGCGCTGTTTGCAGGCTCGATTACGTTGCTCGAAGGCATTCTGCAGTTTGTGAACGATGCGGATCAACTGGCGCAGGCGCCAGGCCAACTGATGACGTTCCATGACCATAAGCTGCTCGACTGTCTGCCTTTCAAGATCGACGCGATTATCCAGGACAGCGCGCAACTGGCTGAGCACAGTCTGCGTTGCGTGTTTTCTTTGCTTGAGGGTGACAGCGTGCCGGACTCGCGGCTGGTGCCGGCGCGGATTCGATATCGTAGGTCGGGTGGATGA
- a CDS encoding ISNCY family transposase: MKAGTLVTLNMRELDRLKVIQAVVEQGLKPGRAAERLGLTVRQVQRLVMRYRESGAAGLASRKRDGPGNRRLDEGLALRALTLIRERYADFGPTLACEKLRECHGLVLSKETVRHLMTEAGLWVPRRQRPPKVYQPRARRACLGELVQIDGSDHRWFEDRAPACTLLVYVDDATSRLMVLHFTASESTFSYFEATRTYIERYGKPVALYSDRASVFHVNRRAETVGKGVTHFGRAMYELNIDTFCANSSSAKGRVERAHLTLQDRLVKELRLRGISTVSDANAYAPAFIAAYNARFAKPPRSPFDAHRPLRDDEDLDLLMTWRETRRVSKALTVLYDRVLYLLEDTPANRGLIHRYIDVWEYPDGRIEIRADGKALDCRRYDKLAEVDQGAVIEHKRLAHALQVAQALQAQRDDRRISGAPSRTNRGVAPRAKDRLPGTKKPREFTRSDLDQAIVQIAQPSTAPSTPGQRSARTH; encoded by the coding sequence ATGAAGGCTGGCACACTCGTGACATTGAACATGCGCGAACTCGATCGTTTGAAGGTAATCCAGGCGGTGGTTGAACAGGGTTTGAAGCCCGGTCGTGCTGCCGAGCGGCTTGGCCTCACGGTGCGTCAGGTTCAGCGGCTGGTGATGCGCTATCGCGAATCAGGCGCCGCGGGACTGGCCTCGCGCAAGCGCGATGGCCCGGGCAACCGGAGGCTCGATGAGGGGCTGGCCTTGCGCGCCCTGACGCTCATCCGTGAGCGCTACGCCGATTTCGGGCCGACGCTGGCGTGCGAGAAGCTGCGCGAATGTCATGGACTGGTGCTGTCGAAGGAAACCGTGCGCCACCTGATGACAGAGGCCGGCCTGTGGGTGCCGCGCCGTCAGCGTCCGCCGAAGGTGTACCAGCCGCGCGCGCGGCGCGCCTGTCTGGGCGAGCTGGTGCAGATCGACGGCAGCGATCACCGCTGGTTCGAGGACCGGGCGCCGGCCTGCACGCTGCTGGTGTACGTGGACGATGCGACCAGCCGGCTGATGGTGCTGCATTTCACGGCGAGCGAGTCGACCTTCAGCTACTTCGAGGCGACGCGTACCTACATCGAACGCTACGGCAAGCCGGTGGCGCTCTACAGCGACCGTGCGAGCGTGTTCCATGTGAACCGGCGCGCGGAGACGGTGGGCAAAGGCGTGACGCACTTCGGCCGCGCGATGTACGAACTGAACATCGACACGTTCTGCGCAAACTCGAGTTCGGCCAAGGGCCGCGTGGAGCGCGCACACCTGACGCTGCAGGACCGTCTGGTGAAGGAGCTGCGGCTGCGCGGCATCAGCACGGTGAGCGATGCCAACGCGTATGCGCCCGCCTTCATCGCGGCCTACAACGCGCGCTTTGCGAAGCCGCCCCGCAGTCCATTCGATGCACACCGGCCGCTGCGTGACGATGAGGATCTTGATCTGCTGATGACCTGGCGCGAGACGCGCCGCGTGTCGAAGGCGCTGACGGTGCTGTATGACCGGGTGCTGTACCTGCTGGAGGACACACCGGCCAACCGTGGGCTCATTCACCGCTACATTGACGTGTGGGAGTATCCGGACGGACGCATCGAGATCCGGGCCGATGGCAAGGCGCTGGACTGCCGCCGCTACGACAAGCTCGCGGAGGTTGATCAGGGCGCGGTGATCGAGCACAAGCGCCTCGCGCATGCGTTGCAGGTGGCGCAGGCACTGCAGGCGCAGCGTGATGACCGGCGCATCTCGGGCGCGCCGTCGCGTACCAACCGGGGCGTGGCACCGCGTGCGAAGGACCGGCTGCCCGGCACGAAGAAACCGCGCGAGTTCACGCGGTCCGATCTCGATCAGGCAATCGTGCAGATCGCGCAGCCGTCAACGGCGCCTTCCACACCTGGCCAGCGGTCTGCACGCACTCACTGA
- a CDS encoding ProQ/FinO family protein has translation MGFEQLAKLRDELAKQAKAQRKDKQAADKPAPHAGGKDQKAKDASPRDANPRDAKPRDPKPRDARRAPRPADAKTHGKPASARPAAKQQNPVDPVVHTIGKLQKRFPLAFPKNPAPKVALKIGILDDLLKEAGELKLTEQEVRDAVSTWCRGSRYWASLTEGASRVDLNGAETGKVTASESAFARRRSGGRNKPAAKAGEDAGVVAAAKPADDAAAAQTDQTDGEGNAPAADQAQG, from the coding sequence ATGGGCTTTGAACAACTGGCGAAGCTGAGGGACGAACTCGCCAAGCAGGCAAAGGCGCAGCGCAAGGATAAGCAGGCTGCGGACAAGCCGGCTCCTCACGCGGGCGGCAAGGATCAGAAGGCGAAGGACGCCAGTCCGCGAGATGCTAATCCGCGCGACGCGAAACCCCGGGACCCGAAACCCCGGGACGCTCGACGGGCGCCCCGGCCTGCGGACGCGAAGACGCACGGCAAGCCGGCGTCGGCTCGTCCGGCGGCAAAGCAGCAGAATCCCGTCGATCCCGTCGTGCATACGATCGGCAAGCTGCAGAAGCGTTTTCCGTTGGCGTTTCCGAAGAATCCTGCGCCGAAGGTGGCGCTGAAGATCGGCATTCTCGACGATCTGCTCAAGGAGGCCGGCGAACTGAAGCTGACCGAGCAGGAAGTCCGCGATGCCGTGAGCACCTGGTGCCGTGGCAGCCGCTATTGGGCGAGCTTGACGGAAGGCGCGTCGCGTGTGGATCTGAATGGCGCGGAAACGGGCAAGGTCACCGCGTCGGAATCCGCGTTCGCGCGACGTCGTTCGGGTGGACGGAACAAGCCTGCTGCAAAGGCTGGTGAAGATGCGGGTGTGGTTGCGGCTGCGAAGCCTGCAGATGACGCGGCTGCGGCGCAGACGGACCAGACGGACGGTGAAGGAAATGCGCCGGCTGCGGATCAGGCGCAAGGTTGA
- a CDS encoding porin has protein sequence MKRRYPEVKAALAGAAMLATLPAFAQSSVTLYGIVDNGIGYQSSSTTLGSTTGGHSAFKMVTGVWAGSRFGLKGAEDLGGGTKAIFTLEEGFSANNGAMSTSNLMFSRQAFVGVSNSTYGSLTAGRQYASYYQLLSPYSPTTWLTGFYGAHAGDVDGLDTIYRANNTLLYMSPQIYGFKFSGSYSFGGVPGSAYQGSTWSTAVQYSQGPIGIAVGFSKINNSNVNGGTFGTDTTTSNAGAQAGVSAVTNGYQSARAQQRFAVGGGYTFNSQFDITATYSNVQYIPGIGSGFHDLSIWNSGGVVLHWKPTAAWDLATGYAYTRATKANGITSSASYSQVNLSEYYSLSKRTGLYALQAYQRANGQTLGTGGRSIINATATIGDGFNSTPSSSRSMVGVGVGMVHRF, from the coding sequence ATGAAACGACGTTACCCCGAAGTCAAAGCCGCCCTGGCTGGCGCAGCGATGCTGGCCACACTGCCCGCGTTCGCGCAAAGCAGCGTGACGCTGTACGGCATCGTCGATAACGGCATCGGTTATCAGTCGAGCTCGACGACGCTCGGTTCGACCACGGGCGGGCACTCGGCCTTCAAGATGGTCACGGGCGTATGGGCGGGCAGCCGCTTCGGCCTGAAGGGCGCAGAAGACCTCGGTGGCGGTACGAAGGCGATCTTCACACTGGAAGAGGGCTTCAGCGCGAACAACGGCGCGATGTCGACGAGCAACCTGATGTTCAGCCGCCAGGCGTTCGTCGGCGTGTCGAACAGCACCTATGGCTCGCTGACGGCTGGCCGCCAGTACGCGTCGTACTACCAGCTGCTGTCGCCGTATAGCCCGACGACGTGGCTTACCGGTTTCTACGGCGCGCACGCAGGCGACGTCGACGGTCTCGATACGATCTATCGCGCGAACAATACGCTGCTGTACATGTCGCCGCAGATTTACGGCTTCAAGTTCAGCGGCTCGTATTCGTTCGGCGGCGTGCCGGGCAGCGCGTATCAGGGCTCGACGTGGAGCACGGCGGTCCAGTATTCGCAAGGCCCGATCGGCATCGCGGTGGGCTTCTCGAAGATCAACAACTCGAACGTGAATGGCGGCACGTTCGGCACCGATACGACGACGTCGAACGCGGGCGCGCAGGCGGGCGTTTCGGCCGTGACCAACGGCTACCAGTCGGCACGCGCGCAGCAGCGCTTCGCCGTCGGCGGGGGTTATACGTTCAACAGCCAGTTCGACATCACGGCGACGTATTCGAACGTGCAGTACATTCCGGGCATCGGTTCGGGCTTCCACGACCTGTCGATCTGGAACTCGGGCGGCGTCGTGCTGCACTGGAAGCCGACGGCCGCATGGGATCTCGCAACGGGCTACGCTTACACGCGCGCGACGAAGGCCAACGGCATCACGAGCAGCGCGTCGTATTCGCAGGTCAACCTGTCCGAGTACTACTCGCTGTCCAAGCGTACGGGTCTGTATGCGTTGCAGGCGTATCAGCGCGCGAACGGCCAGACGCTCGGCACGGGCGGCCGCAGCATCATCAACGCCACGGCAACGATCGGCGACGGCTTCAATTCGACGCCGTCGTCATCGCGCAGCATGGTCGGTGTGGGCGTCGGCATGGTGCATCGGTTCTGA
- a CDS encoding bifunctional sugar phosphate isomerase/epimerase/4-hydroxyphenylpyruvate dioxygenase family protein, whose translation MLRSIATVSVSGTLVEKLAAIRAAGFDGVEIFENDLLYFDGSPADIRKRCADLGLQITLFQPFRDFEGVSKERLVQNLNRAQRKFELMHELGTDLVLVCSNVNPNVIADDALIVDQLGQLALLAEREGVRVGFEALAWGKYVSSYRHAWRLVDAVNHPSLGLILDSFHTLSIDDPIDPIADIPGDRIAFVQIADAPLQKMDVLEWSRHYRCFPGQGDLNVAGFADRVLATGYQGPFSLEIFNDGFRAAPTAATAADGYRSLLYLEEQAGLKGARSKDGQPLFTPPAPPAHSGFQFIEFAVDSTSAPRLAQRFAEAGFHAAGKHRSKDVTLYQQGGASIVLNAETDSFASEFFHRHGLSLCASAFQVDDAARVFERATSFGYAPFSGRVGPNERVVPGVRAPDGSLHYFVDARPDEPTLYEADFVLSAHDSERTQAVQGELKRIDHVCLDLPADTLDTWILYFRAVFGFDAEPAWLLPDPYGLVRSRAVRSADGSVRIVLNASVDGRTSTAQSLHTYRGSGLNHVAFDTDNIFAAVEQLRARDVQLLRIPSNYYDDLEARYDFADGVVRQMKEAHVLYDRDAQGGEFFHVYTEQMDGRFFLEVVQRKGGYDGYGAVNAPVRLAAQAQRKHS comes from the coding sequence ATGCTTCGCTCCATTGCCACCGTGTCGGTTAGCGGCACGCTCGTCGAGAAACTCGCTGCGATTCGCGCGGCGGGTTTCGACGGCGTCGAGATTTTCGAAAACGATCTGCTGTACTTCGACGGCTCGCCCGCCGACATTCGCAAGCGCTGCGCCGATCTCGGCCTGCAGATCACGTTGTTCCAGCCGTTCCGCGATTTCGAGGGCGTGTCAAAGGAGCGGCTCGTACAGAACCTGAACCGCGCGCAGCGCAAGTTCGAACTGATGCACGAACTCGGCACGGATCTCGTGCTCGTGTGCAGCAACGTCAACCCAAACGTGATCGCGGACGATGCGCTGATCGTCGATCAGCTCGGCCAGCTTGCGTTGCTCGCTGAACGCGAAGGCGTGCGCGTGGGCTTCGAAGCACTGGCGTGGGGCAAGTACGTGAGCTCGTATCGACACGCATGGCGGCTCGTCGATGCTGTCAATCATCCGAGTCTCGGCCTGATACTCGACAGTTTCCATACGCTGTCGATCGACGACCCGATCGATCCCATCGCCGATATTCCGGGCGATCGCATCGCCTTCGTGCAGATCGCCGATGCGCCGCTGCAGAAGATGGATGTGCTCGAATGGAGCCGACACTATCGATGCTTCCCGGGGCAAGGCGATCTCAATGTTGCCGGCTTCGCTGACCGCGTGCTCGCGACGGGTTATCAAGGCCCGTTCTCGCTCGAAATTTTCAACGACGGTTTTCGCGCCGCGCCGACAGCCGCGACGGCCGCCGATGGCTACCGCTCGCTGCTGTATCTCGAAGAGCAGGCCGGGCTGAAGGGCGCCCGCTCGAAGGACGGTCAGCCGCTGTTCACACCGCCCGCGCCGCCCGCGCATTCGGGCTTCCAGTTCATCGAGTTCGCCGTCGATTCGACCAGCGCGCCGCGTCTTGCGCAGCGCTTCGCCGAAGCAGGGTTCCATGCGGCGGGCAAGCATCGCTCGAAGGACGTAACGCTGTATCAGCAGGGCGGGGCGTCGATCGTGCTGAACGCGGAGACCGATTCGTTCGCCAGCGAGTTCTTCCATCGGCACGGGCTGTCGCTATGCGCGTCGGCGTTTCAGGTCGACGATGCAGCGCGCGTGTTCGAGCGCGCGACGTCGTTCGGCTATGCACCGTTTTCGGGCCGCGTCGGTCCGAACGAACGCGTCGTGCCGGGCGTGCGCGCGCCCGATGGCAGCCTGCATTACTTCGTCGATGCACGGCCCGACGAGCCGACGCTCTACGAAGCCGACTTCGTGCTGAGCGCGCATGACAGCGAACGCACGCAAGCGGTGCAGGGCGAGTTGAAGCGCATTGATCACGTGTGCCTCGACCTGCCCGCCGACACACTCGATACGTGGATTCTTTACTTCAGGGCCGTGTTCGGTTTCGACGCGGAGCCCGCCTGGTTGCTTCCCGATCCTTACGGACTCGTGCGCAGCCGCGCGGTGCGCAGCGCCGACGGATCGGTGCGAATCGTTCTGAATGCATCGGTGGACGGACGGACTTCGACCGCGCAATCGCTGCACACGTATCGTGGATCGGGCCTCAATCACGTCGCATTCGACACCGACAATATTTTCGCGGCCGTCGAACAGTTGCGCGCACGCGACGTTCAGCTATTGCGAATCCCGTCGAACTATTACGATGACCTTGAAGCGCGTTACGATTTCGCCGACGGCGTGGTGAGGCAGATGAAAGAAGCCCACGTCCTTTACGACAGGGACGCGCAGGGCGGCGAGTTCTTCCATGTGTACACCGAGCAGATGGATGGCCGCTTCTTTCTGGAGGTCGTGCAGCGCAAGGGCGGTTACGACGGATACGGCGCGGTCAATGCGCCTGTGAGACTCGCTGCGCAGGCCCAGCGCAAGCACAGCTAG
- a CDS encoding BKACE family enzyme, with protein sequence MSHATNQPCIISVAITGSVPRKKDNPAVPISIPEQVESTHEAYEAGATLVHLHVRDEEERSSSDRSSFATLQEGIRKHCPDIIIQFSTGGRGRSFEQRGAMLDLRPDMASLATGSVNFPTTVYENPPDFVRMLAQTMLDHDVKPEIEIFDLAMLYSTVDLVQQGLLKEPVHVQFVMGVKNALPARREILEFEVAQLQKLLPSATWTAAGIGRHQLEVNYWTLEMGGHCRTGLEDNVRWDKDTLAKSNAQLVERVAKLCGEYGRPVATAKQARELLALKPAA encoded by the coding sequence ATGAGTCACGCCACGAATCAGCCTTGCATCATCTCCGTCGCCATCACGGGTTCCGTGCCGCGCAAGAAGGACAACCCGGCGGTGCCGATCTCGATACCCGAGCAGGTCGAGAGCACACATGAAGCTTATGAAGCCGGCGCGACCCTCGTGCATCTGCACGTGCGCGACGAAGAAGAGCGCTCGAGTTCCGACCGCAGCAGCTTCGCGACGCTGCAGGAAGGCATCCGCAAGCATTGCCCGGACATCATCATCCAGTTTTCGACGGGCGGGCGCGGACGTTCGTTCGAGCAACGCGGCGCGATGCTCGATTTGCGGCCCGATATGGCGTCGCTGGCGACGGGCTCGGTGAACTTCCCGACCACCGTTTACGAGAATCCGCCCGATTTCGTGCGAATGCTCGCGCAGACGATGCTCGATCACGACGTGAAGCCCGAAATCGAAATCTTCGATCTGGCCATGCTGTACAGCACCGTCGATCTCGTCCAACAAGGCCTGTTGAAAGAGCCCGTGCATGTGCAGTTCGTGATGGGCGTGAAGAACGCATTGCCCGCGCGACGCGAGATTCTCGAATTCGAAGTGGCGCAACTGCAGAAGCTGCTGCCGAGCGCGACGTGGACGGCAGCGGGCATCGGCCGGCATCAGCTCGAAGTGAACTACTGGACGCTCGAAATGGGCGGCCATTGCCGCACGGGCCTCGAAGACAACGTCCGCTGGGACAAGGACACGCTCGCAAAAAGCAATGCGCAACTCGTCGAGCGCGTCGCGAAGCTATGCGGCGAATACGGCCGTCCTGTCGCGACGGCGAAGCAGGCTCGCGAGCTGCTGGCGCTCAAGCCCGCTGCGTAA
- a CDS encoding IclR family transcriptional regulator domain-containing protein yields the protein MNRPPLDKRDWIAGLEKGLAILESFDSEHARLTPSQAAQLTGMTRTAARRYLLTLEHLGYVQGDGKLYGLTPRVLRVGWSYFDSARLPKTVQPYLQQLSATIGESVYVSVLDDWELVFIARNGTSRVMTTGFVLGARVPAPLTSPGVVLLAYHRDQEAMQTWLNDAELTPFTPHTVTNKTGLLEKVRRAQADGFAVIEQQLDIGVRGVAVPMKNRHGEVVAALSTNMPMGKETSEAALNRVLRALQESALSMLNVL from the coding sequence ATGAACCGACCGCCATTGGACAAACGCGACTGGATCGCGGGCCTCGAAAAAGGCCTTGCGATCCTCGAGTCGTTCGACAGCGAACACGCCCGCCTCACGCCGAGCCAGGCTGCGCAACTGACGGGCATGACGCGCACGGCTGCGCGCCGCTACCTGTTGACGCTCGAACATCTCGGCTATGTGCAGGGCGACGGCAAGCTATACGGGTTGACGCCGCGCGTGCTGCGCGTCGGCTGGTCGTATTTCGATTCGGCGCGGCTGCCGAAAACCGTGCAGCCGTACCTGCAACAACTGAGCGCGACGATCGGCGAGTCCGTCTACGTGAGCGTGCTCGACGATTGGGAGCTGGTGTTCATCGCGCGCAACGGCACATCGCGCGTGATGACGACGGGTTTCGTGCTCGGCGCGCGCGTGCCCGCCCCGCTCACCTCCCCCGGCGTCGTGCTGCTCGCGTATCACCGCGATCAGGAAGCGATGCAGACGTGGCTCAACGACGCCGAGCTCACGCCCTTCACGCCGCACACGGTCACGAACAAGACGGGCCTGCTCGAAAAGGTCCGCCGCGCGCAGGCCGACGGCTTCGCGGTGATCGAGCAACAGTTGGATATCGGCGTGCGCGGCGTCGCCGTGCCGATGAAGAACCGTCATGGCGAAGTCGTCGCGGCGCTCAGCACGAACATGCCGATGGGTAAGGAAACGTCGGAAGCGGCGCTCAACCGCGTGTTGCGCGCGCTGCAGGAATCGGCACTCTCGATGCTCAACGTCCTATAG
- a CDS encoding phosphoribosyltransferase codes for MHRRFADRADAGRALADQLKHYAQRDDVVVLGLPRGGVPVAYEVARTLGAPLDVLVVRKLGVPWQCELAMGAIASGDALYVDEELMRETGVSQPEFDRVLADEKAQLARREALFRDPRRASVDVAGRVAIIVDDGLATGASMKVAARALRARAPAKIVAALPVAPYDAAGRIGEDVDEYVCVTAPELFFSVSQFYSDFSETTDDDVLAILARASSASGPASSG; via the coding sequence ATGCACCGTCGATTTGCGGATCGCGCCGACGCGGGCCGTGCGCTCGCCGATCAACTGAAGCACTACGCGCAACGCGACGATGTCGTCGTGCTCGGGTTGCCGCGCGGCGGTGTGCCTGTTGCGTATGAAGTCGCGCGTACGCTGGGCGCGCCGCTCGACGTGCTGGTGGTTCGCAAGCTCGGCGTGCCGTGGCAATGCGAGCTGGCAATGGGCGCGATCGCATCGGGCGACGCGCTGTATGTGGACGAAGAACTGATGCGCGAAACGGGCGTATCGCAGCCCGAATTCGACCGCGTGCTCGCGGATGAGAAAGCGCAACTCGCGCGGCGCGAGGCGCTGTTTCGCGACCCGCGGCGCGCGAGCGTCGACGTGGCAGGCCGCGTCGCGATCATCGTCGACGATGGGCTCGCGACGGGCGCTTCAATGAAGGTAGCCGCGCGTGCATTGCGCGCGCGCGCGCCGGCGAAGATCGTTGCCGCGTTGCCCGTCGCGCCGTACGACGCGGCCGGGCGCATTGGCGAGGACGTCGACGAATATGTCTGCGTTACCGCGCCGGAACTCTTCTTCAGCGTCAGCCAGTTTTATTCGGACTTCAGCGAAACCACCGACGACGATGTGCTCGCAATACTCGCACGCGCATCGTCGGCCAGCGGGCCCGCGTCGTCCGGATGA